The nucleotide window TATACACCGCCTCAGGCGCGCCTGTGCTAAATGAGACGACTAGCTCCTTGCCGCCAAGGCGTGCCGCCGAGCCGTGTGCAAAGCCGTGAGTGAAAACTTCATCGAGCCATTTTTTCATAATTGCAGGCAGGCTATACCAGTAAAATGGAAACTGCCAGACGATAATATCCGCCCAAAGCAGGGCTTCTTGCTCGGCTGGCACATCGATTTTATAGTCCTTATAAAGCTCGCCTAGATTTCGGATTTGCACGCCACTAAGCTTAGCTAGCTCGGCTAAAATCGCCGCATTTGCGACTGATTTGCTCAAATCTGGGTGTCCCGAGATGATTAAAACATTTTTCATTTTTGTCCTTTTTCAAATTTAAACTCGCCCCTATTTTGTAGCAAAAATGGGCTGATTTTGATAATCTTCTTACTCGCTACCATATCCTTGCTTTGGCTTATGTAAAGCTTAAAATGCTCCGTCTGCCTGTGGCTTTCATACGCTTGCTCGCTCGCATAAATTTCAAAAAAATACCAGCGCTTTGGCTCGCTCTCATCGCTTGCCGCCCACATCGCCAGCACGCCGCTTTCAAGGCTAAAAGCCTGCTTCATTTCAGGCACTACCACGCTTTTAAAAGCATGCTCGTAGCCATCTTTTAGCTCGATGATGGCTAGATTTACTATCGTGCTAGCCTCCTGCGCAAAGGGCTTTTGCAGCACGATTTGTGGCACAAGATTAAATTTAGTCTTTTCGCCTTTTAAAATCACTGGCGCAGCCTTTAAAAACTCCTGATACTGGGGCGAGCGAAGGTGATTTTCATACTCTGCTTTGCCAGCATAAAGCTCGGCTATGTAAGCACTCTTGCCGCTATTTTCAAAGCCTAGATACATCGCTTCTGCGTCATTTTTGCTTGCAATTGAAGTCGTGATATTGTGCCTTGCCACGCTTTTAAACTCGTGCGCGTCACCCACACCAAGCTTGAATAAATTTAAAACAGGCACTTCATCGCCAAAAGCCAAAGTAAAACAAGCCAAAAACGCCAAAACAAACCGCCACATAATCGCTACCATGACTGATTTACTGGCGTGACAGCCATATCGCACACGCTCGTATCATCTGGCAGGCTTAGGGCATACGCCACCACGCTAGCCACCCTATCGGCTGGGATTTGGTGGGCTTTATAAAGTGCGGCGTAGCCATCTTTGGTCGCTTCATCTGTGATGTGGCTTATTAGCTCTGAATGCACGGCGGCTGGGTAGATGGTGGTCGTTTTTATGTTCGCCCCGCTTGCAGCGCTCTCCATTCGTAGGCTATCCATTAGCGCTTTTACCGCCCATTTGCTAGCGCAATACACCCCCGCCCCTGGGTAGGTCTTTAGCCCTGCTACTGATGAGTTGGCTATGAAGTGTCCGCTCTTTTGCTGCGTAAAAATCGGCAAAAACGCCGCTATGCCGTAAAGCACGCCCTTAATGTTAATATCGACTATCAAATCCCAGTTCTTCACTTCAAGCGCAGCTAGGGGCGAGTTTGGCATTACGCCTGCGTTTAAAAACACCGCATCAACGCGCCCATACTGGCTTAGTGCAAAGCTGGCTAGGGCTTTATTTGCTTGCTCATTTGCTACGTCTGTGGCTAGGTAGCAGGCCTCGCCGCCATTTGCTTTTATGGCGCTAGCTATCTCTTTTAGCCGCTCATCTCTGCGTGCGGCTAGGACTAGCTTTGCGCCCTGGCTGGCTAGTGCATGCGCG belongs to Campylobacter sp. 19-13652 and includes:
- a CDS encoding NAD(P)H-dependent oxidoreductase yields the protein MKNVLIISGHPDLSKSVANAAILAELAKLSGVQIRNLGELYKDYKIDVPAEQEALLWADIIVWQFPFYWYSLPAIMKKWLDEVFTHGFAHGSAARLGGKELVVSFSTGAPEAVYKKDGFLGHDMNEYLVQFESTAKLCNLNLRFIKILNGVSYVGRDEAAAKSQAQMAKAYAAELIALIESLRG
- a CDS encoding putative quinol monooxygenase — translated: MWRFVLAFLACFTLAFGDEVPVLNLFKLGVGDAHEFKSVARHNITTSIASKNDAEAMYLGFENSGKSAYIAELYAGKAEYENHLRSPQYQEFLKAAPVILKGEKTKFNLVPQIVLQKPFAQEASTIVNLAIIELKDGYEHAFKSVVVPEMKQAFSLESGVLAMWAASDESEPKRWYFFEIYASEQAYESHRQTEHFKLYISQSKDMVASKKIIKISPFLLQNRGEFKFEKGQK
- a CDS encoding SDR family oxidoreductase, whose translation is MQKLKDKVVVITGASSGIGEATAHALASQGAKLVLAARRDERLKEIASAIKANGGEACYLATDVANEQANKALASFALSQYGRVDAVFLNAGVMPNSPLAALEVKNWDLIVDINIKGVLYGIAAFLPIFTQQKSGHFIANSSVAGLKTYPGAGVYCASKWAVKALMDSLRMESAASGANIKTTTIYPAAVHSELISHITDEATKDGYAALYKAHQIPADRVASVVAYALSLPDDTSVCDMAVTPVNQSW